The sequence below is a genomic window from Sorangiineae bacterium MSr12523.
GGATCAAGCACCCTGGACAGAAACGTCCGGGTTCGCTCGTGGCTCGGGTTGCCGATGACCTGGGCGCCGGGGCCCTGTTCGACGATGACGCCGCCGTCCATGAACACGACCCGATCGGCGACTTCGCGCGCGAAGCTCATTTCGTGGGTGACGACCATCATGGTCATGCCCTCGCGCGCCAGCATGCGCATGACCGCGAGCACGTCCCCCACCAGCTCGGGATCCAACGCCGAGGTGGGCTCGTCGAAGAGCATCAACTCGGGATGCATGGCCAGCGCACGCGCAATGGCCACACGCTGCTGTTGCCCGCCGGAAAGCTGCGCGGGATACGCGCTCGCCTTCTGCGCGAGGCCCACGCGTTTCAGGTTTTCCTCCGCCACGCGCGCGGCTTCTTCCGGCGCGCGGCCGAGCACGCGGCGCTGCGGCAAGGTGAGGTTCTCCGTCACCGTCAGATGCGGGAACAGGTTGAACTGCTGGAACACCATGCCGATTTTGCGCCGCTGCGCATCGATGTCGACGTCCGGATCGGTGATCTCGACGCCGTTGACGAAGATGTTCCCCTGCTCGGGCTCCTCGAGCAGATTCACGCAGCGAAGCAACGTGGATTTGCCCGATCCGGAGGGCCCGATCACGCAGACGACCTCGCCGGCGTCGATGGTCAAATCGATGCCCTTGAGGACGTGCAGCGCCCCGAACGACTTGTGCACGCCGCGGATTTCTACGGAGACTTTGCCCTTGCTGGCGGACATCACGACCTCCCTTGCGCGGCGTTGGCGCGCGCCTCGAGGCGGCGCACCAAATAGCCGAGCGGAATGGTCACGATGAGATAACAAAGGCCCGCAACGAAGATGGGCGTGGTGTTCGCCGTCTCACTCGCGAGATCGCGCCCGAACTTGGTCAGCTCGCGCTCTTCCAAGGTCACGCCGAGGAAAAGCACCAGCGACGAGTCCTTGAACAGGAGCACCAGCTCGTTGGTGAGCGGCGGAATGATGATGCGAAACGCCTGCGGCAAGATGATCGACAACATCGCGCGCCGATGCGAAAACCCCAGCGATCGCGCCGCCTCCATCTGCCCTTTGGGCACGGCCTGGATGCCCGCGCGGATGGTTTCGGCCATGTACGCCGCGGAGACGAGGCCGAGCCCCAAGGCCACCTTGCCGTAGGTGCCACCGGGGATCTCGCTGCCGGGAAAGGCCAGCGGAATGCCCACGCCGACGAACATGAAGATGACCAGCGCGGGCAACCCGCGGAAAAACTCGATGTAGAGCCCCGCCAGTAGGCGATACGGAATGACCTGCGAGAGACGCATCAACGCGATGACGAGGCCCAAGACGAGGCCGAGGGCGAAGCCGGAGATCGTGTAGACGACCGTGTTCTTCAACGCGGTGGTCAGCAGTTTCGGGAAAAGCCGCTCGGCGATGTCGAGCCGCACGAACTGGCTCGCGAGGACCTGCCAATTGGCGGTGAACGCCACCACCAAGACGATGACGACGAAGATGCCATACTGCACCGTCTGCGAAACGGAACGGCTGCGTTTCATTCGGCGGTTGGACGGCATCGCAGTCAACTGAGGCGGCGGCTTTTCGACTTCGGCTTCGTTCACGGCTTCTTGGCGGTGGGCATGGGGCCGAACCACTGCTCGTAGAGGCGCTGGTACGTGCCGTCGGCCTTGGCCTGCGCGAGCACCTCGTTGATGACCGCAAGGAGCTTGCTATTGCCCTTCTTGACCGCAATGCCGAGTTGCTCGCCGGTATCGAGGTAGGCGGCGATCTCGAAGGCGGAATTGCTCGGATCCTTCATCCAGGCTTGGACGACGGGGTGGTCCTCGATGACCGTCTCGACCTGGCCGGAGCGCAGGCCATTGAGGAGAGCGTCCGAGCTCTCGAACGAGACCGGGTCGAAGCCTTTGGATTTGGTGAAGTCTTCGCCGGTGGTCTGCGATTGCGTGCCCACCTTTTTGCCCGACGTTTTGAGGGTGGCGAGGTCCGTCACCGCGATGCCCTTTTTGATCAAGAGCGCCTGTTTGGCGTCGAAATAGGGCTCCGAAAAGTCGATGTTCTTGCGACGGGGCTCGGTGATGGTCATACCGGCGGCCACCAGATCGCATCGGCCGGAGTTGAGGAAGTTCCCCGTCTTCATGTTCTCGAACGGGGTATCTACGAACTCCTGCTTCACACCCAGCTTCTTCGCGACCAAGTCGATGACGTCGACGTCGAAGCCGACGATTTTGCCTTCCTTCTCGATCTGGAAGGGCGGATACGGGATGTGCGTGCACGTGACGAGCGCCCCCTCTTTAACCAGCGGAACGCCTCCCGCGCCCGTGCCGGTCTTGTCCTTGCTGCATCCCGCCATCCCCGCGGAAAGAGCCACCGCGATACCGAAAACGAGTAGAGACATCGGACGAGCAGACACGGGATACCTCCTGGCTTCTTGTGGCGTCGGCGTGATGACCCGCGCTTTGGGAGCGCGGCTCCAGCGCGACAATATGGCACGCCTCGGGCAATGCAACGCGTAAAAGCGAAGGGGCGCGATCGTCCATGTGAAATCCTACAGCCCTGATGCTCTGCTTCGTTTGGGCTGCTGGTGGGAAGGGCGGCTTCATCTTCATGGCGCAGATGACGCAGCTTTCGATGGCTCGTCGCGGCCTCGCGATCTCGCTGCAAAGTGAGCAGCGGCAGCGGGACAATCCCGGCGGGGCCGGCGCCCTTGTCCGCTTCTCGTGCGAGGACCGCCGGGCGTCGAGGCGATCCTTTCACTCTTCACGATACATCGCGCCGGTCCCGCCGGTTTCGTCCCGCTGCCCTTTGCGGTTCTCGCGAAGGGTGCTCGAGACCGTTTCGTTCCTGCACGAATTGCCCTACGTTGCGTGGCAGGTTGGACGGAGGAGTCGATATGCGAAAGACCATGCAAACCAGGCGATGGCGGTCGGCGTCGTTGCTGACGATGGTGACGTTGGCAATGATGGGCTGTCGCGGCTCGGGCGATGCGGGCGGTGACAAGGGCGACAAGAACGGCGAGAAAAAAGCCGAAGGACCGCAAATCACGACGATCAGCTGGTGGGACACCTCCGATTCCACCAACGAGGCGCCGAAGTTCAAGGACCTGATTCAGAAGTTCCAAGCGAAGTATCCGAACATCAAGGTCGATTATCAGAACATCCCGTTCGAGCAGGCGCGCGACAAGTTCAAGACGGCCGCGCAGGCCAATACGGCGCCCGACGTGATGCGCGCGGAGGTCGGGTGGACGGCGGAGTTCGCGTCGCTGCGCTTCCTCGCACCGCTCGAGGGAACGCCCGCGGCCGATGGCGTGGCCGATTACCTCCCTGCCCCGCTGGCGAGCAACAAGTTCGGTGGAAAGCTGTTCGGCGTTCCGCAAGTGACCGACGTGCTCGCGCTTCTCTACAACAAGGCGCTGCTCGAGAAGGCCGGCGTGAAGGAAGCGCCGACCACGATGGCCGAGTTGAAGACGGCCGCGCTGGCGGTGAAGGCCAAGGCAGGCGCCGATGGCTTGTACCTCAATCCGGGCGGCTATTTCCTTTTGCCGTTCATCTACGGCGCCGGCGGCGATTTGGTGAACGCCGACGAAAAGAAGATTACCGTCAATACACCGGAGGCGGTGAAAGGCCTGGAGGTCGCGCTCGATCTCATCAAGAGCGGTGCGGCGGCCAAGCCGGATCTCAACTCCGGGTACAATCAGATGCAGGCGGGCTTCAAAGACGGAAAGATCGCCATGGTCATCAATGGTCCGTGGTCCGTGGCCGACGATTTCAGCGGCAAGGCCTTCGCCGACAAGAACAACCTGGGCATCGCCCCAGTGCCTGCCGGAAGCACGGGCAAGGCCGGTTCGCCGATGGGCGGTCACAATTACGTGGTGTACGCCGGGTCGAAAAACCTGACGGCGTCCTACCAATTCATCCAATTCATGAATAGCGCCGAGAACCAGGCCTACTTGGCCAAGGAGCTCGGGCTTTTGCCGACGCGCTCCTCGGCGTATCAATTGCCCGACACGGCGGCGAACCCGGTGGTGCCCAAGTTCCGCGCGGTCATCGACAAGGCGGTGGTGCGCCCGACGATTCCGCAGGCCGGGCAGCTTTTGATCCCGCTCGACCAACAGTATCCGCGCGCCATCAGCGGCGACAAGGCTCCGCAAGCCGCGCTCGATACGGTGGCCACCGATTACAAACAGATTCTCAAGGATTGGAAGTAAGCATGGCAGGTCGCGTGCGGCGTTCATGGGACAAGCACAAGTATGCGTGGGGGATGGTCATCCCCGTGGTGCTCGTGCTGGGGGTGCTCGTTGGCTATCCGTTGTACCGAGGGGTTTACCTATCCTTCACGGATGCCAACGAGCAAAACGTCGCAGCGACCATCGGTGCTCTGCAGGTGCCCGATTCGTTCTCCTTCGTCGGGCTGCGCAATTACGTGGATGTGCTCTTTGGGCCGAACACCAAATTTTGGTCGGTGTTGGGGCGCACGGTGGTGTGGACGATAAGCTGCGTCTTTTTCCACTACACCATTGGTCTGGGGCTGGCGGTCTTGCTGAATCGGCAACTGCGCGGGCGGTCCGTTTACCGCGTGCTGCTCATTTTGCCGTGGGCGGTTCCCACCTTCGTGAGCTCCTTTGCCTGGAAGCTCATTCTCGCGCGCGACAACGGCATCGTGAACCACGTGCTCGGCAACTTGGGGCTGGGCACCTTCGATTGGCTGGGAAACGATACGCTGGCTTTCCTTTCGGTCATCGCCATCAACATTTGGGTGGGTGTTCCATTCAACATGGTGGCGCTGCTCGGGGGATTGCAGGCCATTCCCGCCGAGCTTTACGAGGCGGCGGAGGTCGACGGCGCCTCGCCCTGGCAGCGATTCTGGCACATCACGTTTCCCGGTCTGCGCACGGTGAGTGCGACCATCATTTTGTTGGGTGTGATTTGGAGCTTCAATCTGTTCGCGATCATCTTCTTGGTGACGCGCGGCGGGCCGGGCGACGCCACGCAAATCCTCGTCACCTATGCGTTCTCGGCGGCGTTCGAGGGCATTCGCGATTACGCGGTGGCGGCCACCTACGGAATTCTCATTCTTTGCGTGCTGGTCGGGTACGCATTGGTGTACCGGCGGGCGCTCCGCTCGAGCGGCGAGGTGTGGTGAGATGAGCTCGTCCACGTACCGAAAGCGCGGAGAGCGCTCGCCTGCCGCCTCGGCCTTGTTGCACGTCATTTTGCTGGGGGCCAGCTTCATCGCGGTGTTCCCCGTGCTGTGGGTGCTGATCATTTCGTTGCGTCCGGGATTCGCGGGAAGCAGCGAGGTGCACGTCTTCGAAGCGTCGTCGTTCGACAATTACGAGTACGTGGTGGCGAAGACGAAGTTCCTGGCATGGTTCGGAAACTCGATATCGGTCGCGTTCTTCACGACGATCTTCGGGATCTTCCTGTCGGCCACCGCCGGGTATGCGCTTTCGCGATTCCGTTTTCCGGGGCACCGGTCGTTGATGTGGACCTTCCTGGTGACGCAGATGTTCCCGGTCGCCATCCTCATCGTGCCGCTCTACAATTTGATGAATCGCCTCGGCTGGGTGAACACGCACACCAGCCTGGTGTTCGCGTATTGCACGGTCACCGTGCCCTTCTGCACCTGGATGCTCAAAGGCTACTTCGACGCCATCCCCGCCGAAATCGACGAAGCCGGCCGCGTCGACGGCCTGACGCCCGTCGGTACATTCTGGCGCCTCATCCTCCCACTCGCCCGCCCCGGCATCGCCGTCACGGCCTTCTATTCCTTCCTCCAAGCCTGGGGCGAGGTGGCCTACGCGACCGCGTTCATCACCAGCGATGACAAGAAGACGCTCGCCGTGGGGCTGCAGACCTTCGTGACGCAGTTCAAACAGGAATGGGGCTACCTCGCAGCCGCCTCCATCTTGATCACGATCCCCGCGGGCCTCGTGTTCTTCTTCGCGCAGCGGCACTTGGTCGCAGGGCTGACCGCGGGCGGCACGAAGGGCTAGCGAGGTCGGCACTTCCGCCGTGTGCTATGCTCTTGGCCATGGCCATGGGTGCAGCAGAGCAAAGGTACACGAGCTACGAGGAGTACCTCGAGCTCGAGCGCGACAGCGTGGTCAAGCACGAGTGGCTCGACGGGGTTGTCTACGCGATGGGCGGCGGCAGCTTCGAACACGGGCGACTCGCTGTGAACATTCAAGCGGCCCTCAAGAATGCTCTTGCGGGAGAGTGTGTGGTCGCGAGCTCAGATGTTGCGATCTATGTTCGAGAGACGAAATTCTCGACCTATCCCGATGGCTGCGTCGTCTGCGGCCCGCGCGAACTGCATCGTGGAGAGCGCGGGATCGGTGAGGCCATCGTCAACCCCGTACTCATTGTCGAAGTGCTCTCGAAGACGACCGAAAAGTACGACCGCAGCGAGAAGTTTGCACATTACATACGAATCCCGTCGCTCCAGGAGTACGTCCTCGTATCGCAGGACGAACCGTGCATCGAAGTGTACCGGCGGCCGAAACGCGGTCATTGGCAGCACGAGATGGCTCGCGCGGGCGAGACGCTGCAACTGCACGGACACCCCATCGCGGTCGACGACATCTATCGCGAGTAGCGCTTCTCAATGTGACAGCGCGGCGACGCGGTCGATGGTGTGGCCGGATTCATCCATGAATTCGATGAGGGGAGTCCCTTCGGGGGTGACGCGGAGAACGAGGCGGTCGCGGCCCTCGGGATCCTTCAGGAAGAAAGCGACGGAGCGGTCTTCGTCGCGGGCGATGGCGAAGCGGCGTGTTCCGTCGGGTTCGACGATGTTGAGGCGTTGCACGTCGATCTCGGAGAATTTCTGCTTCTGATCCTTGAAGGCGATTCCTGCTCCGACGATTCCCGCCAAGGTGACGGTCAGGGCGGCGGAATAGATAACAAGGAAGCGTTGCGGGGTAAGCCAGGCCTTCATGAGGAATGTTCGCCGGAGGGCCACGGATTATTTCAGCGGTCCACCTGCGCGAGAAGGCGCAATTCTCAGCAGAATTGTTCATGTTGTCGGATGAACACTTCAGCTAAAACGAGCCCATGCTCATCCCTTTCTCGGCTCTCACGAATCGAATGCTTCTTGGCACCCTCGCGCTCACGGCGGGTCTTCTCATGGGCTGTGCGGCCGATACGCGCGGTGCCGATACCCGCGGTACCTCGTCTTCCTTGACCGCGGGTTACGACCAGGTCGACTTCGAGCAGTACGACGTACCGCCCGACGAGTTGAATGCCCTCGTCGCGCATGCCAACGAGACGAACCCCTATTACATGCAGGTCGAGGGGACCGACTACGTGTATGTGCAATCGCAGCCCCAGGATCCCACCCTCGATGAGATTTTGCAGTCGTATGCCGCGGCCTACGGGCTCGATGCCAGCATCGAGGGTGCGGCCGGCCGTCAGCAGCTCGACACGGATCTGCAGCGATTCAAGATGACCGGCGCCGTGGCGGCCGCGCAGCATGCCGTCGGGGTCGAGGACTTCCAGATCGGGCACATCAAGTACGACCGCCTCGAGGCGCCGGGCTCGCACCATTGGATCGATTGGTACGTGCTCTATTTCCCCACCGCGAATCGGTTCGTGGTCGTCAAACTCGATGCCGTAGAAGTGTAATTCCGGGTACAATCCCGGGTCGATGTCCAAGGTCATCTACCAAAACGCCACCCGCATTTACCCCGGTGCCTCCCGTCCAGCCGTCAACGCGCTGAATTTGGAGATAGGCGCAGGGGAATTCTTGGTGTTGGTCGGCCCCTCGGGCTGCGGCAAGTCCACCGCGCTGCGGATGCTCGCCGGGCTCGAGGACATCGACTCGGGGTCCATCCACATCGGCGACCGCGATGTGACCCACCTGCCCCCGAAGGAACGGGACATCGCCATGGTGTTCCAGAACTACGCGCTGTACCCGCACATGACCGTTGCGGAAAATATGGGGTTCGCGCTCAAGATCGCCGGTGTCGCCAAGGAGGAGATCGCGAAGCGGGTGCGCGAGGCGGCGAAGATCCTCAGCCTCGAGGAATACCTGGAGCGCAAACCGAAGGCGCTCTCCGGGGGCCAGCGGCAGCGCGTGGCCATGGGCCGGGCCATCGTGCGCCAGCCCAAGGTGTTCCTGATGGACGAGCCGCTCAGCAACCTGGATGCGAAGCTGCGCGTGCAAACGCGCACGCAGATTGCGTCGCTGCAGCGCAGGCTCGGCGTGACCACCGTCTACGTCACCCACGACCAGGTGGAGGCGATGACCATGGGCGATCGCGTGGCCGTGCTCAAGGACGGCGTGCTCCAGCAATGCGATACGCCGCGCGCGATGTACGAGCGCCCCGCCAACGTCTTCGTGGCCGGCTTCATCGGCTCGCCCGCGATGAACTTGCTCGACGTACCCTTCGAGGACTCCTTCGTTCGCGTGGGCAGCCACCAACTGCCGCTGCCGCCGCACGCGCTGGCCGCGGCGAAAACCGAGAAGAACGGCGAGATCACCATCGGCATCCGTCCGGAGTCGTTCGAGCTTTCGGGCTCGGGGGCATCGCAGGCCGAAGGGCTGCCCGTCACGGTCAACGTCGTCGAGGAGCTCGGCGCCGATGCGTACCTCTATGGCAGTGTCGAGTTACCCGATGGGCAGCACGACATCGTGGCCCGCGTCGATGCGCGCAATCCGCCGCGCCGTGGTGAGCGCGTGCATCTGTCGGTGCGCATCGAAGAGACCCACGTCTTCTCGAGCAAAACCGGGCAGCGCCTCGCTGCGCCGCAGTAGTCGTGTCGCCCGAAGAATACCGCGCCTTCACCGAGGCGCTTTG
It includes:
- a CDS encoding amino acid ABC transporter ATP-binding protein, yielding MSASKGKVSVEIRGVHKSFGALHVLKGIDLTIDAGEVVCVIGPSGSGKSTLLRCVNLLEEPEQGNIFVNGVEITDPDVDIDAQRRKIGMVFQQFNLFPHLTVTENLTLPQRRVLGRAPEEAARVAEENLKRVGLAQKASAYPAQLSGGQQQRVAIARALAMHPELMLFDEPTSALDPELVGDVLAVMRMLAREGMTMMVVTHEMSFAREVADRVVFMDGGVIVEQGPGAQVIGNPSHERTRTFLSRVLDPAAVSL
- a CDS encoding amino acid ABC transporter permease codes for the protein MKRSRSVSQTVQYGIFVVIVLVVAFTANWQVLASQFVRLDIAERLFPKLLTTALKNTVVYTISGFALGLVLGLVIALMRLSQVIPYRLLAGLYIEFFRGLPALVIFMFVGVGIPLAFPGSEIPGGTYGKVALGLGLVSAAYMAETIRAGIQAVPKGQMEAARSLGFSHRRAMLSIILPQAFRIIIPPLTNELVLLFKDSSLVLFLGVTLEERELTKFGRDLASETANTTPIFVAGLCYLIVTIPLGYLVRRLEARANAAQGRS
- a CDS encoding ABC transporter substrate-binding protein, with amino-acid sequence MSARPMSLLVFGIAVALSAGMAGCSKDKTGTGAGGVPLVKEGALVTCTHIPYPPFQIEKEGKIVGFDVDVIDLVAKKLGVKQEFVDTPFENMKTGNFLNSGRCDLVAAGMTITEPRRKNIDFSEPYFDAKQALLIKKGIAVTDLATLKTSGKKVGTQSQTTGEDFTKSKGFDPVSFESSDALLNGLRSGQVETVIEDHPVVQAWMKDPSNSAFEIAAYLDTGEQLGIAVKKGNSKLLAVINEVLAQAKADGTYQRLYEQWFGPMPTAKKP
- a CDS encoding extracellular solute-binding protein codes for the protein MQTRRWRSASLLTMVTLAMMGCRGSGDAGGDKGDKNGEKKAEGPQITTISWWDTSDSTNEAPKFKDLIQKFQAKYPNIKVDYQNIPFEQARDKFKTAAQANTAPDVMRAEVGWTAEFASLRFLAPLEGTPAADGVADYLPAPLASNKFGGKLFGVPQVTDVLALLYNKALLEKAGVKEAPTTMAELKTAALAVKAKAGADGLYLNPGGYFLLPFIYGAGGDLVNADEKKITVNTPEAVKGLEVALDLIKSGAAAKPDLNSGYNQMQAGFKDGKIAMVINGPWSVADDFSGKAFADKNNLGIAPVPAGSTGKAGSPMGGHNYVVYAGSKNLTASYQFIQFMNSAENQAYLAKELGLLPTRSSAYQLPDTAANPVVPKFRAVIDKAVVRPTIPQAGQLLIPLDQQYPRAISGDKAPQAALDTVATDYKQILKDWK
- a CDS encoding sugar ABC transporter permease, which translates into the protein MAGRVRRSWDKHKYAWGMVIPVVLVLGVLVGYPLYRGVYLSFTDANEQNVAATIGALQVPDSFSFVGLRNYVDVLFGPNTKFWSVLGRTVVWTISCVFFHYTIGLGLAVLLNRQLRGRSVYRVLLILPWAVPTFVSSFAWKLILARDNGIVNHVLGNLGLGTFDWLGNDTLAFLSVIAINIWVGVPFNMVALLGGLQAIPAELYEAAEVDGASPWQRFWHITFPGLRTVSATIILLGVIWSFNLFAIIFLVTRGGPGDATQILVTYAFSAAFEGIRDYAVAATYGILILCVLVGYALVYRRALRSSGEVW
- a CDS encoding carbohydrate ABC transporter permease, which encodes MSSSTYRKRGERSPAASALLHVILLGASFIAVFPVLWVLIISLRPGFAGSSEVHVFEASSFDNYEYVVAKTKFLAWFGNSISVAFFTTIFGIFLSATAGYALSRFRFPGHRSLMWTFLVTQMFPVAILIVPLYNLMNRLGWVNTHTSLVFAYCTVTVPFCTWMLKGYFDAIPAEIDEAGRVDGLTPVGTFWRLILPLARPGIAVTAFYSFLQAWGEVAYATAFITSDDKKTLAVGLQTFVTQFKQEWGYLAAASILITIPAGLVFFFAQRHLVAGLTAGGTKG
- a CDS encoding Uma2 family endonuclease yields the protein MAMGAAEQRYTSYEEYLELERDSVVKHEWLDGVVYAMGGGSFEHGRLAVNIQAALKNALAGECVVASSDVAIYVRETKFSTYPDGCVVCGPRELHRGERGIGEAIVNPVLIVEVLSKTTEKYDRSEKFAHYIRIPSLQEYVLVSQDEPCIEVYRRPKRGHWQHEMARAGETLQLHGHPIAVDDIYRE
- the ugpC gene encoding sn-glycerol-3-phosphate ABC transporter ATP-binding protein UgpC yields the protein MSKVIYQNATRIYPGASRPAVNALNLEIGAGEFLVLVGPSGCGKSTALRMLAGLEDIDSGSIHIGDRDVTHLPPKERDIAMVFQNYALYPHMTVAENMGFALKIAGVAKEEIAKRVREAAKILSLEEYLERKPKALSGGQRQRVAMGRAIVRQPKVFLMDEPLSNLDAKLRVQTRTQIASLQRRLGVTTVYVTHDQVEAMTMGDRVAVLKDGVLQQCDTPRAMYERPANVFVAGFIGSPAMNLLDVPFEDSFVRVGSHQLPLPPHALAAAKTEKNGEITIGIRPESFELSGSGASQAEGLPVTVNVVEELGADAYLYGSVELPDGQHDIVARVDARNPPRRGERVHLSVRIEETHVFSSKTGQRLAAPQ